From Achromobacter spanius, a single genomic window includes:
- a CDS encoding DUF6999 family protein: protein MNKEPEFLAREHDPADPSPWLALYLDRSTPLPDKVKKAWLTDSSCASRQYLLPFLRPLARAFIILIQIVKTFLPRRWSHSRVLHRILAWGLKRFVSPEANWLILRHFHLGAQALAFIAANSPVPVSTTPLEPMTIDDLKDDLFVKHDLNLFNFVIRLNQALRDAGVEMHAPQTVDFSMLRDPPIRLEDMPQGKLNFLDLQSAIELFTPLYQLLLTDNDFWRAANSLQLDETVGIYAAKLLGAPQHLILVNNSHPLVPMSTLRAGYRLVLHGLSTEMLHSLLMEMKAAQAGAEPPAPIA, encoded by the coding sequence ATGAACAAGGAGCCCGAATTCCTTGCCCGGGAGCACGATCCCGCGGATCCCAGCCCCTGGCTCGCGCTGTACCTGGACCGCAGCACGCCGCTGCCGGACAAGGTCAAGAAGGCCTGGCTGACGGATTCCAGCTGCGCGTCGCGCCAGTACCTGCTGCCGTTCCTGCGGCCGCTTGCGCGGGCCTTCATCATCCTGATCCAGATCGTAAAGACGTTCCTGCCGCGCCGCTGGTCGCATTCCCGGGTGCTGCACCGCATTCTGGCGTGGGGTCTGAAGCGCTTCGTGTCGCCCGAGGCCAACTGGCTCATCCTGCGGCACTTTCACCTGGGGGCGCAGGCGCTGGCCTTCATCGCCGCGAACTCGCCGGTGCCCGTCAGCACCACGCCGCTCGAGCCGATGACGATCGACGACCTGAAGGACGATCTGTTCGTCAAGCACGACCTGAACCTCTTTAACTTCGTCATCCGGCTGAACCAGGCGCTGCGCGATGCGGGCGTGGAAATGCACGCGCCGCAGACGGTGGACTTTTCCATGCTGCGCGACCCGCCGATTCGGCTGGAGGACATGCCGCAAGGCAAGCTGAACTTCCTGGACCTGCAAAGCGCCATCGAGCTGTTCACGCCGCTGTATCAACTGCTGCTGACCGATAACGACTTCTGGCGCGCGGCCAATTCGTTGCAGCTCGATGAGACCGTCGGCATCTATGCGGCCAAGCTGCTGGGCGCGCCGCAGCACCTGATCCTGGTCAACAACAGCCATCCGCTGGTGCCGATGTCCACGTTGCGCGCCGGCTACCGGCTGGTGCTGCACGGGCTGTCCACCGAGATGCTGCACAGCCTGCTGATGGAGATGAAGGCGGCGCAGGCGGGCGCCGAACCGCCGGCCCCGATCGCGTAG
- the clsB gene encoding cardiolipin synthase ClsB, translated as MKDEQDRLEWEQGNDIRLLQNGADFFPALCAAIDAATVSVHLETYIFMLDRTGTKVLECLSAAARRGVKVRVVLDGFGSALHGERVRVALTNAGAQCRIFRPEPRWFARFIPSRSRLRRLHRKVTVVDGHIAFIGGINVIDDYDDLDPTDGLTGPRFDFAVQVEGPLVTQAAHAQELLWVRLNWARLRRHPRDWHRLQLLKPRVVPAPPGGMLRAALVLRDNLRFRRTFERAYLFGISRARRDILIANAYFFPGVRFRRALAKAAARGVRVRLLLQGKVEYRMQYHATRSLYDKLLRDGIEIYEYMPSYLHAKVAVIDNVATVGSSNLDPFSLLLAREANVVVDSQPFAWDLQERLETAIREGGRFIRPLDYQRRGFLRRWVDAASYTLLRIGVAFTGTSDKY; from the coding sequence GTGAAGGACGAGCAGGACAGACTGGAGTGGGAGCAGGGCAACGATATCCGTCTGCTCCAGAACGGCGCCGACTTCTTTCCCGCACTGTGCGCCGCGATCGACGCGGCCACCGTCAGCGTGCATCTGGAAACCTACATCTTCATGCTGGACCGCACCGGCACGAAGGTGCTGGAGTGCCTGTCGGCGGCCGCGCGGCGCGGCGTCAAGGTGCGTGTCGTCCTGGATGGCTTTGGCAGCGCGCTGCACGGCGAGCGCGTGCGCGTCGCGCTGACCAATGCGGGCGCGCAGTGCCGCATCTTCCGGCCCGAACCGCGCTGGTTCGCGCGCTTCATCCCGTCGCGCAGCCGCCTGCGGCGCCTGCATCGCAAGGTCACGGTCGTCGATGGCCACATTGCCTTCATCGGCGGCATCAACGTCATCGACGACTACGATGACCTGGACCCCACCGACGGCCTGACCGGTCCGCGCTTTGACTTCGCCGTGCAGGTCGAAGGCCCGCTCGTCACGCAGGCGGCCCATGCACAGGAACTCCTGTGGGTGCGCCTGAACTGGGCGCGCCTGCGCCGCCACCCGCGCGACTGGCATCGGCTGCAGCTGCTCAAGCCGCGCGTCGTTCCTGCTCCGCCGGGCGGCATGCTGCGCGCCGCGCTGGTGCTGCGCGACAACCTGCGTTTCCGCAGGACATTCGAGCGTGCCTACCTGTTTGGCATCTCGCGTGCGCGGCGCGACATCCTGATCGCCAACGCCTATTTCTTTCCGGGCGTGCGCTTTCGCCGCGCGCTGGCCAAGGCCGCGGCGCGCGGCGTGCGCGTGCGGCTGCTGCTGCAGGGCAAGGTCGAATACCGGATGCAGTATCACGCCACGCGTTCGCTGTACGACAAGCTGCTGCGCGACGGCATCGAGATCTACGAATACATGCCGAGCTACCTGCACGCGAAGGTCGCGGTGATCGACAACGTGGCCACCGTGGGCTCGTCGAACCTGGACCCCTTCAGCCTGCTGCTGGCGCGCGAGGCCAATGTCGTGGTCGACAGCCAGCCGTTCGCCTGGGACCTGCAGGAACGCCTGGAAACCGCCATTCGCGAGGGTGGCCGCTTCATTCGGCCGCTGGACTATCAGCGCCGGGGTTTCCTGCGGCGCTGGGTCGATGCGGCGTCCTACACGCTGCTGCGGATCGGCGTGGCGTTCACGGGCACGTCGGACAAATACTGA
- the rfbA gene encoding glucose-1-phosphate thymidylyltransferase RfbA, whose protein sequence is MATVARKGIILAGGSGTRLHPATLAVSKQLMPVYDKPMIYYPLSTLMLAGIREILVISTPEDLPRFQQLLGDGGQWGLSLQYAVQPAPEGLAQAFLIGADFIGQSPCALVLGDNLFYGHDFPQLLAGAMARPAGATIFAYHVQDPQRYGVVEFDAAGNALRIEEKPASPKSNYAVTGLYFYDNRVIELARRIRPSARNELEITDLNQAYLELGALNVEIMGRGHAWLDTGTHDSLLDASQFIATLERRQGLKVACPEEIAFRKQWIDAAQLEALARPLVKSGYGQYLMNLLTRLPH, encoded by the coding sequence ATGGCAACGGTCGCGCGCAAGGGCATCATCCTGGCAGGCGGGTCGGGAACGCGGCTGCATCCCGCGACCCTCGCGGTGAGCAAGCAGCTCATGCCCGTCTACGACAAGCCCATGATCTATTACCCGCTGTCCACGCTGATGCTGGCCGGCATACGCGAGATCCTGGTCATCTCCACGCCCGAAGACCTGCCGCGTTTTCAGCAGTTGCTGGGCGATGGCGGGCAGTGGGGGTTGTCGCTGCAATACGCGGTGCAGCCGGCGCCCGAAGGCCTGGCCCAGGCGTTTCTCATTGGGGCGGATTTCATCGGACAGTCGCCGTGCGCGCTGGTGCTGGGCGACAACCTGTTCTACGGGCATGACTTCCCCCAGCTGCTGGCCGGCGCCATGGCGCGGCCAGCGGGCGCCACCATCTTTGCCTACCATGTACAGGATCCGCAGCGCTACGGCGTGGTCGAGTTCGACGCAGCGGGCAACGCGCTGCGCATCGAGGAAAAGCCCGCGTCGCCCAAGTCGAACTACGCGGTGACCGGGCTGTATTTCTACGACAACCGGGTGATCGAACTGGCGCGCCGCATCCGTCCGTCCGCGCGCAATGAGCTTGAAATCACCGATCTGAATCAGGCGTACCTGGAATTGGGCGCGCTCAACGTCGAAATCATGGGACGGGGACATGCCTGGCTCGACACCGGCACGCACGATAGCTTGCTGGATGCGTCGCAGTTCATCGCGACGCTCGAACGCCGGCAAGGGTTGAAGGTCGCGTGCCCGGAAGAGATTGCGTTCCGCAAGCAGTGGATCGACGCGGCGCAACTGGAAGCGCTGGCCCGGCCGCTGGTCAAGAGCGGCTATGGCCAATACCTGATGAACCTGCTTACCCGGTTGCCGCACTGA
- a CDS encoding endonuclease/exonuclease/phosphatase family protein, which yields MSLIRVVSYNIHKGRSALGRRDSLNELRLGLYGLRPDLVFLQEVQGRNEQKSLLDAQHESLAAALRLDVAYGRNAVRHATDHGNALLSRYPILDHENLDISDHRLEQRGLLHARIDVGDRAVHCFVVHLGLFAGSRSRQILALTERIKRMVPDGEPILIAGDFNDWNDRLAPMFVQQLGLYEVFSHAPRSHGGDLPRLRDSVKRLSNALRGLPSSGVSVMERNNQLGMDGSSRLLAPPPRTFPAVFPWFRLDRIYQRGFAVRSARVLRGREWAKLSDHSPLLAELELP from the coding sequence ATGTCGCTCATCCGAGTCGTCAGCTACAACATACACAAGGGCCGTTCGGCACTGGGCCGGCGCGACTCCCTGAATGAACTTCGCCTGGGCCTGTATGGCCTGCGCCCCGACCTGGTCTTCCTGCAGGAGGTCCAGGGCCGCAACGAGCAGAAGTCGCTGCTCGACGCCCAGCACGAATCGCTGGCCGCCGCATTGCGGCTGGACGTCGCCTACGGCCGCAATGCCGTGCGCCACGCCACCGACCACGGCAATGCGCTGCTGTCGCGTTATCCCATTCTCGACCACGAAAATCTCGACATCTCCGACCACCGCCTGGAGCAACGTGGGCTGCTGCATGCCCGCATCGACGTGGGCGATCGGGCGGTGCATTGCTTCGTGGTGCACCTGGGCTTGTTCGCCGGCAGCCGCAGCCGCCAGATCCTGGCGCTGACCGAGCGCATCAAGCGCATGGTGCCCGATGGCGAACCCATCCTGATCGCCGGGGATTTCAACGACTGGAACGATCGTCTGGCGCCCATGTTCGTGCAGCAGCTTGGGCTGTACGAGGTGTTTTCCCATGCCCCGCGCAGCCATGGCGGCGACCTGCCGCGCCTGCGCGACTCGGTCAAGCGGCTGTCCAACGCGCTGCGGGGATTGCCCAGCAGCGGCGTCTCGGTCATGGAGCGCAACAACCAGCTCGGCATGGATGGCAGCTCCCGGCTGCTGGCGCCGCCGCCCCGCACGTTCCCTGCCGTGTTCCCGTGGTTCCGCCTGGACCGCATCTACCAGCGCGGCTTTGCCGTGCGCAGCGCCCGCGTGTTGCGCGGCCGCGAGTGGGCCAAGCTGTCCGATCATTCGCCCTTGCTCGCGGAGCTTGAACTCCCGTGA
- the aspS gene encoding aspartate--tRNA ligase, producing MRTCYTGQVCRDHLGQTVTLYGWVNRRRDHGGVIFIDLRDRAGLAQIVFDPDNAAFATAERLRNEFCVRVTGLVRERPAGTANAELASGEIEVLCKEVEILNASVTPPFQLDDDNLSETTRLTHRVLDLRRPQMQRNLMLRYRVSIETRKFLDELGFIDIETPMLAKSTPEGARDYLVPSRVNAGHFFALPQSPQLFKQMLMVSGFDRYYQITKCFRDEDLRADRQPEFTQIDCETSFLNEFEIREIFENLIRHVFKVVQGVDLPSPFPIMPWTEAMRRYGSDKPDLRVQLEFTDITDVMRDVDFKVFAAAATAPGSRVVALRVPGGAEMSRSEIDAYTQFVGIYGAKGLAYIKVNDVAKGRDGLQSPIVKNLHDAALAELVKRTGAQDGDIIFFGADREKVVNDAIGALRVKIGHSEFGKKTGLFTAGWKPLWVVDFPMFEYDEEDGRYTAAHHPFTSPKDGHEDFLESDPSKAFAKAYDMVLNGWEIGGGSVRIHREEVQSKVFRALKIGAEEAREKFGYLLDALQYGAPPHGGIAFGLDRIVTMMTGAESIRDVIAFPKTQRAQDLLTQAPSEVDEKQLRELHIRLRNVEKA from the coding sequence ATGCGTACCTGCTACACCGGCCAGGTTTGCCGTGACCATCTCGGCCAGACCGTCACCCTGTACGGCTGGGTGAACCGCCGCCGCGACCACGGCGGGGTCATCTTCATCGACCTGCGCGACCGCGCCGGCCTTGCCCAGATCGTGTTCGATCCGGACAACGCCGCCTTCGCCACCGCCGAGCGTCTGCGCAATGAATTCTGCGTCCGCGTCACCGGCCTGGTGCGCGAGCGTCCGGCCGGCACGGCCAACGCCGAACTGGCTTCGGGCGAGATCGAAGTGCTCTGCAAGGAAGTCGAGATCCTGAACGCGTCGGTCACCCCGCCGTTCCAGCTGGATGACGACAACCTGTCGGAAACCACCCGCCTGACGCACCGCGTGCTGGACCTGCGCCGTCCGCAGATGCAGCGCAACCTGATGCTGCGCTACCGCGTGTCCATCGAAACCCGCAAGTTCCTGGACGAACTGGGCTTCATCGACATCGAAACGCCCATGCTGGCCAAGAGCACGCCCGAAGGCGCGCGCGACTACCTGGTGCCCTCGCGTGTGAACGCCGGCCACTTCTTCGCGCTGCCGCAGTCGCCGCAGCTCTTCAAGCAGATGCTGATGGTCTCGGGCTTTGACCGCTACTACCAGATCACCAAGTGCTTCCGCGACGAAGACCTGCGCGCCGACCGTCAGCCGGAGTTCACCCAGATCGATTGCGAAACCTCGTTCCTGAACGAATTCGAAATCCGTGAAATCTTCGAAAACCTGATCCGCCACGTGTTCAAGGTGGTGCAGGGCGTCGACCTGCCGTCGCCGTTCCCGATCATGCCGTGGACCGAAGCGATGCGCCGCTACGGCTCGGACAAGCCCGATCTGCGCGTGCAGCTCGAGTTCACCGATATCACCGACGTCATGCGCGACGTGGACTTCAAGGTGTTTGCCGCCGCCGCCACGGCGCCGGGCAGCCGCGTGGTCGCCCTGCGCGTGCCGGGTGGCGCCGAGATGTCGCGCAGCGAGATCGACGCCTACACCCAGTTCGTCGGCATCTACGGCGCCAAGGGCCTGGCCTACATCAAGGTCAACGACGTGGCCAAGGGCCGCGACGGCCTGCAATCGCCCATCGTCAAGAACCTGCACGACGCTGCCCTGGCCGAACTGGTCAAGCGCACCGGCGCCCAGGACGGCGACATCATCTTTTTTGGCGCGGACCGCGAGAAGGTCGTCAACGACGCCATTGGCGCGCTGCGCGTGAAGATCGGCCACAGCGAATTCGGCAAGAAGACGGGCCTGTTCACGGCCGGCTGGAAGCCGCTGTGGGTGGTCGACTTCCCGATGTTCGAATACGACGAGGAAGACGGCCGCTACACCGCCGCTCACCACCCGTTCACCAGCCCCAAGGACGGTCACGAGGACTTCCTGGAATCCGACCCCAGCAAGGCGTTCGCCAAGGCCTACGACATGGTCCTGAACGGCTGGGAAATCGGCGGCGGCTCGGTCCGTATCCACCGCGAGGAAGTGCAGAGCAAGGTGTTCCGCGCGCTGAAGATCGGCGCCGAGGAAGCCCGCGAGAAGTTCGGCTACCTGCTGGACGCGCTGCAGTACGGCGCACCTCCGCACGGCGGCATCGCCTTCGGCCTGGACCGCATCGTCACGATGATGACCGGCGCCGAATCGATCCGCGACGTGATCGCCTTCCCGAAGACGCAGCGCGCCCAGGACCTCCTGACGCAAGCGCCCTCGGAAGTCGACGAGAAGCAACTGCGCGAGCTGCACATCCGCCTGCGCAACGTCGAAAAGGCGTAA
- a CDS encoding putative Na+/H+ antiporter produces MPQTLEVIATLLFAVAVLHTFSVPFFARLAHRGGPHAGFWHLFSEVEAVFGVWAFALIVTMAALAGPSAAIDYMDTRNFTEPLFVFVIMVVAASRPILELVGLLVRIVARALPMPRELSTFFVVMAMVPLGGSFITEPAAMTLAAILLRDAYFRSSGRTGFKYLTLGVLFVNVSIGGVLTSYAAPPVLMVAGTFGWDSAFMLQHFGWRAAVAVVLNAGLLTFICRKALLEGAVGTRGGVDAPDGAGKRPPVPAIVILVHLVFLVAIVLTAHHPAIFLGLLMMFIGFSEAYKRHQDRLMIKEGLMVGFFLAGLVVLGGLQKWWLQDLLGGLEPFVLFWGATALTAITDNAALTYLGSLVEGTSEAWRYMLVAGAVTGGGLTVIANAPNPAGFAILKNHFPDGSISSGRLFLCALGPTLVAAVMFLLPV; encoded by the coding sequence ATGCCCCAGACGCTAGAAGTCATCGCCACCCTCCTGTTTGCCGTGGCGGTTCTTCACACCTTCTCGGTTCCCTTCTTCGCGCGCCTTGCGCATCGGGGCGGACCGCACGCGGGCTTCTGGCACCTGTTTTCCGAGGTCGAGGCGGTCTTCGGCGTCTGGGCCTTCGCGCTGATCGTGACCATGGCGGCGCTGGCCGGACCGTCGGCCGCCATCGACTACATGGACACGCGCAACTTCACGGAACCGCTGTTCGTCTTCGTGATCATGGTGGTGGCGGCGAGCCGGCCGATTCTTGAGCTGGTGGGGCTGCTGGTCCGCATCGTGGCGCGGGCGCTGCCGATGCCGCGCGAGCTGTCGACCTTCTTCGTGGTGATGGCCATGGTGCCGCTGGGCGGCTCGTTCATTACCGAGCCTGCCGCGATGACGCTGGCCGCCATCCTGCTGCGCGACGCCTATTTCCGCAGCAGCGGCCGGACCGGTTTCAAGTACCTGACCCTGGGTGTGCTGTTCGTGAACGTGTCGATCGGCGGCGTGCTGACGTCGTACGCCGCGCCGCCCGTCCTGATGGTGGCGGGCACGTTCGGCTGGGATTCGGCCTTCATGCTGCAGCACTTCGGCTGGCGCGCGGCGGTGGCGGTCGTCCTGAATGCGGGTCTGCTGACGTTCATCTGCCGCAAGGCGCTGCTTGAAGGCGCGGTGGGCACACGTGGCGGCGTCGATGCCCCGGACGGCGCCGGCAAGCGTCCGCCGGTGCCCGCCATCGTGATCCTGGTGCACCTGGTGTTCCTCGTCGCCATCGTACTGACCGCGCATCATCCGGCCATTTTCCTGGGCCTCTTGATGATGTTCATCGGATTTTCCGAGGCTTACAAGCGTCACCAGGACCGCCTGATGATCAAGGAAGGCCTGATGGTGGGTTTCTTCCTGGCCGGGCTGGTGGTGCTGGGCGGGTTGCAAAAATGGTGGCTGCAGGACCTGCTGGGCGGGCTGGAGCCTTTTGTCCTCTTCTGGGGCGCCACCGCGCTGACGGCCATCACCGACAACGCGGCGCTCACCTACCTGGGGTCGCTCGTGGAAGGCACCAGCGAGGCCTGGCGCTACATGCTGGTGGCCGGCGCGGTCACGGGCGGCGGGTTGACGGTGATCGCCAACGCGCCCAATCCGGCTGGATTCGCGATCCTGAAGAACCATTTCCCGGATGGCAGCATTTCATCCGGGCGCCTGTTCCTGTGCGCCTTGGGACCCACCCTGGTGGCCGCCGTGATGTTCCTGCTGCCCGTGTAG
- the rfbB gene encoding dTDP-glucose 4,6-dehydratase translates to MSILVTGGAGFIGSNFVLDWLAHGDETVVNLDKLTYAGNRANLGGLEHDPRHVLVVADIADTHRVTEVLRQHRPRAIVNFAAETHVDRSIAGAGNFVRTNVGGAFGLLEAARAFWSELDGAERDAFRFLHVSTDEVYGSLAPADPGFTEASPYQPNNPYAASKAGGDHLVRAWAQTYGLPVLMTHCSNNFGPRQFPEKLIPLMIHHALAGKPLPVYGDGLHARDWLYVADHCDGLRRVLEDGRPGQTYNLGAGNERNTLEVVTAVCALLDTLRPRVDGGAYRDLIALVADRPGHDRRYAIDAGKARQELGWQPAETFASGLEKTVRWYLDHPQWLLKAASRSHPSDGETP, encoded by the coding sequence ATGAGTATTCTCGTCACCGGGGGCGCCGGGTTCATCGGATCCAACTTCGTGCTGGATTGGCTGGCGCATGGCGATGAGACGGTCGTCAATCTGGACAAGCTGACCTACGCCGGCAATCGCGCCAATCTTGGCGGCCTGGAACACGACCCGCGCCATGTCCTGGTCGTGGCGGATATCGCCGACACGCATCGCGTGACCGAGGTGTTGCGCCAGCATCGCCCGCGCGCCATCGTCAATTTTGCAGCTGAAACGCATGTCGATCGTTCGATCGCGGGCGCCGGCAATTTCGTCCGGACCAACGTGGGCGGCGCCTTCGGGCTGCTGGAGGCCGCGCGCGCATTCTGGAGCGAGCTGGACGGCGCCGAGCGCGATGCGTTCCGGTTTCTGCATGTCTCGACGGACGAGGTCTACGGTTCGCTGGCGCCCGCCGACCCGGGCTTTACCGAAGCCAGCCCCTACCAGCCGAACAATCCCTATGCCGCCAGCAAGGCGGGGGGCGACCATCTGGTGCGGGCCTGGGCGCAGACCTATGGATTGCCGGTGCTCATGACGCACTGCTCCAACAATTTCGGGCCCCGGCAGTTTCCCGAGAAGCTGATTCCCTTGATGATCCACCACGCCCTGGCCGGCAAGCCTTTGCCGGTGTATGGCGATGGATTGCACGCGCGAGACTGGCTGTACGTCGCCGATCATTGCGACGGCTTGCGCAGGGTGCTGGAAGATGGCCGGCCCGGTCAGACCTACAACCTGGGCGCGGGAAACGAACGCAACACGCTGGAGGTCGTCACGGCGGTTTGCGCCTTGCTGGACACGCTGCGCCCGCGAGTCGATGGCGGCGCGTACCGGGACCTGATCGCACTGGTCGCCGACAGGCCTGGTCATGACCGCCGCTACGCCATCGATGCGGGCAAGGCGCGGCAGGAACTGGGCTGGCAGCCGGCCGAAACGTTTGCCTCGGGCCTGGAAAAGACGGTGCGGTGGTATCTGGATCATCCGCAATGGCTGCTGAAGGCGGCAAGCCGCTCTCATCCCTCCGACGGGGAGACGCCCTGA
- a CDS encoding DUF502 domain-containing protein: protein MRVIKKYFITGLLIWVPLVITVWVLGLLVATLEGFVPGFLSSESLFGIDIPGFRFVLVIVVVLLTGVFAANLIGRTMVDQWETLLGRIPLVRSIYNSVKQVSDTVLAPNGQAFRRAVLVQYPRAGAWTIAFVTGTPSGEVADSLPGDHISLYVPTTPNPTSGFFLMVPRAEVVDLQMSVDAALKYIVSMGVVAPVPAATPVVRPAVLSPAPGVQDAPRADS from the coding sequence ATGCGCGTCATCAAGAAGTACTTCATCACCGGGCTGCTGATCTGGGTTCCCCTGGTCATCACGGTGTGGGTACTGGGTCTGCTGGTCGCCACCCTCGAAGGGTTCGTGCCTGGCTTCCTGTCGTCCGAATCGCTGTTCGGCATCGACATTCCCGGTTTCCGCTTCGTCCTGGTCATCGTGGTGGTGCTTCTGACGGGCGTGTTCGCCGCCAACCTGATCGGCCGCACCATGGTGGACCAGTGGGAAACCCTGCTGGGCCGCATCCCGCTCGTGCGCTCCATCTACAACTCGGTCAAGCAGGTCAGCGATACCGTGCTTGCCCCCAACGGACAGGCGTTTCGCCGCGCGGTGCTGGTGCAGTATCCGCGGGCAGGCGCCTGGACTATCGCTTTCGTCACCGGCACGCCCAGCGGTGAAGTGGCCGACAGCCTGCCTGGCGACCACATCAGCCTGTATGTGCCGACGACACCCAACCCCACATCCGGCTTTTTCCTGATGGTGCCTCGCGCCGAGGTCGTTGACCTTCAGATGAGCGTGGACGCGGCCTTGAAGTACATCGTTTCCATGGGCGTGGTCGCCCCGGTCCCGGCGGCAACGCCCGTGGTCCGGCCGGCTGTGCTCTCTCCGGCGCCGGGCGTGCAGGACGCACCCCGCGCCGATTCGTAA
- a CDS encoding FmdB family zinc ribbon protein, producing MPIYAYKCSACGHAKDVLQKISDAPLSVCPECGQSTFSKQVTAAGFQLKGSGWYVTDFRNNGSGNSSNNGSNPGAAPASAPASADSAAPAATPAAAPAAAPAPATPAAGSAAS from the coding sequence ATGCCCATCTACGCCTACAAGTGCAGCGCCTGCGGCCACGCCAAAGACGTCTTGCAGAAGATTTCCGATGCGCCGCTTTCGGTCTGCCCCGAATGCGGCCAAAGCACGTTTTCCAAGCAGGTGACCGCGGCTGGATTCCAGCTCAAGGGATCCGGCTGGTATGTCACGGACTTCCGTAACAACGGCAGCGGCAACAGCAGCAACAACGGCAGCAACCCGGGCGCCGCCCCGGCAAGCGCGCCGGCATCCGCTGACAGCGCCGCGCCCGCCGCCACCCCGGCTGCAGCGCCTGCCGCAGCCCCGGCCCCGGCGACGCCTGCTGCCGGCAGCGCTGCTTCCTAG